The Anguilla rostrata isolate EN2019 chromosome 1, ASM1855537v3, whole genome shotgun sequence nucleotide sequence cacacacacagaaaatgaaactcTCCACGATTGATCATTAAGTCAAGTGTTCTTCCACTCGGCTTTTCTCGACCAGAGAGGATTACCATGGAGACCGAGGATTCACATGCTCAGTGTAACGTTACAAGAGAACCACACGTCATCTCAGTGAAGGGGTTAAAGGAGAACTGGCAGAAGTGGTCCAACGATCACCTGGAGTATCAGAAACACAATCCCTTCAGCAACGACAGGGCAATGACGGTGCAACtccagagaggacaggaaggTTATGGGAGGCCGCCCGAGGGCTCTAGAACTgaggaaaggggaaaagaaGCTCACTCGCACGTCGAAAGGGAAGTAGAGGAGCTGTGTCGGGTGATCAGAGACATCGGGGAGAGTCGTGAAGACGGACGGCCTGCCGTGGAATTCGGAACACTATTTGAGCACTACGTCACAATCTCTAACAAAGTTGTGGGGATATTGTTGCGTGCACGGAAGCAGGGTCTTGTCCACTTCGAGGGTGAGATGTTGTGGCAAGGGCGTGACGACCATGTCCTCATCAGGCTTCTTCAATGAATAAGAAACTAGAGGTGCCCTTGCGGCACAGTGGCATGAGATTACAAGATAGTATCATATGTTCCTCTGGCAAGTGGACTGTTAAACTTTTGTAAGGATATATTCCAGATGTCTGTAGTTTAATGGTTTTTGCCCAAATCATCTCCTAAGCCCCACAAAGCCCAAATAATCTATGCAATGAGTAAATCATCTCACAATGTATGGTTTGCAAAATGGAAAGGACAACAGTACATAAATGTGAAAACAGGCACCACGTGTCACAGAGGCAAGGCTATTTTACTGGTGCTCAATGTTTATACAGAAGCACTTTCCACAGTGACAAACTACCTTCTATGTACTGTTTATCCTAACTGAATATTCCAAAGGATCTGAAGCAataacagtgaaataaaaatgtaaactgtgtgtgtcgctctgaataagggactctgttcagcaaataaatactGTCATGCAATGTGGTTAAGGGCTAAGACATCTTTGAAGTAATGGTTCTTcaaggaattaaattaattgctgAAAAGGATTTGCACTGACAACAACACCTTCACATCTCAAATGAACTGTGAATCAACCTATttaacaaattat carries:
- the si:dkey-29b11.3 gene encoding actin-binding Rho-activating protein-like — encoded protein: METEDSHAQCNVTREPHVISVKGLKENWQKWSNDHLEYQKHNPFSNDRAMTVQLQRGQEGYGRPPEGSRTEERGKEAHSHVEREVEELCRVIRDIGESREDGRPAVEFGTLFEHYVTISNKVVGILLRARKQGLVHFEGEMLWQGRDDHVLIRLLQ